The genomic stretch AGGAGATTCCCATGGAAGACTATTTGCAGCAAGCGTTGGAAATCGTGAAGGCACAGGCCAGCGTACGGACCATGACCGAAGAAGAAATTACGTCCATGGTACAGAAACTGGCCGCCGGTATTAAAGCCATCGCTGAAGGCGAAGCCGTAGACAGCGCAACCCCCACAGCCGTGGATCCGCAAAAAGCCATCCGCGAAAAATCCATCCTCTGCTGTGCCTGCGGCAAATCCTTCAAAGTACTTACCAAGAAGCATCTGGCCACACACGGCATGACTCCCGAGGAATACCGGGAGCAATACGGCTATAAGAAAAAGCTGCCCCTGGTGTGCAAATCTCTGCAGCGCGAGCGCCGCAAGAAGATGAAGGAAATGAAGCTCTGGACCAAGCGCGGCAAAACGAAATAGGCTTGTCGGCATAAAGGCCCAGGTTGTTAACCTGGGCCTTTGTCATCTTTGCAGCGTCCGCTCAAGCAACAAGTCGAAAGTATCTTCGATCCGCTTCCAGCCCGATTCGGAACGGACATCCACGCCGCCCAGACTGTCATGTATGCGCGACCTGACCGCAAGGGAATTGACTGCAGCGGCCAAAATCATGACCAATGCGGTTAAATCGACTTCCTCTGGCGGATCCGCCTGCATCAACTCGAAAAATTCCAATGCGGTCTTGACCCGGACCTCTTCCAATCCACGGGTCAGTTCGTTACGCACGACTCCTTCCCAGGCCAATATTTCAAGCGTCTGCGGCCTGCGCAGAATGGCCCGCAGATACCGCTTGAAAAATTGGGACATGATCTCATGGGGGGCCATTTCGCGAATGCGCTCAGT from Desulfovibrio sp. Fe33 encodes the following:
- a CDS encoding MucR family transcriptional regulator, which encodes MEDYLQQALEIVKAQASVRTMTEEEITSMVQKLAAGIKAIAEGEAVDSATPTAVDPQKAIREKSILCCACGKSFKVLTKKHLATHGMTPEEYREQYGYKKKLPLVCKSLQRERRKKMKEMKLWTKRGKTK
- a CDS encoding TetR/AcrR family transcriptional regulator; protein product: MTKLKAVPKVIPIRNKEITKEKLVKAVGKVLAEVGFQRLGVNLVAREAGVDKKLIYRYYHGLEGLVAEYGRTVEFWPTAEELLGGDTERIREMAPHEIMSQFFKRYLRAILRRPQTLEILAWEGVVRNELTRGLEEVRVKTALEFFELMQADPPEEVDLTALVMILAAAVNSLAVRSRIHDSLGGVDVRSESGWKRIEDTFDLLLERTLQR